AGAAGAAGTGATTGGTGGTGTATTTTGTttgacttttataataataactcaataaaaacgttaaacttatcattgagtatttatttattttttcaatgtcatatcaaaaatattaaattcttagttgtttaatacaaaataggtGCCAGTTACATCAACTCAAATaactttttctataaatttcataacaaACCTAAATGCTAAAATGTTAATGAAAAAGCAATTAGTTTCTTGGTATTTGAGAAATCACTTTTGGCACATATCGTGAATCATCTAAAACTTTCTGcatgttaatatttacacatGGAGTATGTATTTTAGGAGTAACTGAAAACTTAGTTCCAGCTATATCGATTTCATATTTTGCTGTTGGAGACAATATATAGTCATTTGTGATAACCATATGATTCCTATTACGATTATCTGTAAAAGGACGACGAATATATGCTAAACATACTAATTTTCCCATAGTAAAACCATACCTGAAatataaccaatattttttttctataaatcaaattttattggtgtaaattggtttaataatattagttttaagtatacttaccCAGCTGATGTTACGGTTCCAACAAATTTACCATTTCGGTAAATAGGTTCCAATCCCCAAGACCATATGTCCTTATCAGGATCTAAATcatctaatataaacattacgaGTTTTTTGGTAATTCCTTGATCTTTTTGACGTTGTAATGCAAATTTTCCAATGAAATATTCTTTCTGTAAAAAGAGAAACagggaatattttaaaataatgttgtagAGACATGAAtgactttaaaatgtatatgatcACATACGTCAAGTTTTACAACATGATTACAGCCAGCTTCAAACGGTGTAGTGTCACGAGTTAAATCTTCTGCCCAAAACGGTATGAATTTCTCAATTCTCATAAACCGTTGTGTTAAACTTCCAACGTCTCTAATTCCATAGTCAAATCCAACTGTAATAAAACGATCATACACATGCAGTGCATATTCAGATGGTATATAGAGACAAAACCCAGGTTCACCAGTATGTGTAAAAGCCATCATCATAACATCAGAAGCATAACCAATGTTTAcagtctaaaattataatttcaacggAATTGTTAGTCAtagctttattttttattttaatataactatcaaCTTGCCTTATAGGTGAAAGGTTGTACATTAATGTCAACATCAGTTTGTGATAGTTCAGATATTAAAGCGCCTGCTTTAGGACCAATAATGTTTACAACGGTATACATTGAAGTTATATCTGCTAACTGAATTGATTCATCTTTTGGCAAATGGTCTTTAAGCCAATCTAAAACTCTAGTTTGTTGGCTAGTCGGTGATACCATTAGGTAACTGCaagtatgtaattttattaagaatttaaatattacaaatttccCAAAAACttaacatacataattaatattattaataaggaaGATTTTTCATTTCTCACCAATTTTCTCGTTCACGCACTAATAAACAATCATTTTCGTAACCACCTCTTTCATTCAACATTCCTGTGTGGACAATACCGCCAACTGGAATATTAACATCATTAGTACACAAAGATTGTAACCATTCGACAACACCGTTGCATTGAgactgaaattaataaattataagaaaacatTAGACATCAATAAAACCAATATCTTTAATCAcattcacataaaatataatgtgtttacCTCGGTTTCTTCGTTCACATCTTGTTTTCCcttaatgtatgtatacaaataattattacataatatatggtttaatgttttatatagaaacaaatttaatagataatgcatgaaaaataataaaaaaataataaatataatgtacttatttatacatataataatacctgaattttcatttttgaaaacgaAGACATATCTATAATACCGACAGTTTCCCTGCATGCATAATATTCTTCTAACATAAAATCAAAGAATTTTGGTTTGTAAAATGTACCCGGTGGCATTTCTGGTGGAGATCCCtttcctataaaaaaatatttaatcttgcatcacattaaaaaaattaaacataacataagaacatttattttttgtttttaaaaataatataatatgtagttttatttatattatttttatttaccattgTAAGTTGTGTCAAAGTATAAAGGTCTTTCATATCCCATTCGAGTACCAAAAACTGCTCCTCTTTTTTCCAAAACACTGAACAACGGTGAACACCGTAATTTTCTAGCATTCTTATATTCATTTTGGTGAGGATATGGTATTGAATAgtgtcttaaataataaatttatgaataaggtaggtactaacatttttaaattattatatttaatttaaagaacaaattaagaattattgttatcataataatatgatcctTGATGTCAAAAGATAGcataaaagtgtttttttgctAAAATCTTAATAgtgtcattaaattaaataattatatggtgACTTTAagaaacttaaaacattttaacttctAAAGAAGATACtacacccgcatgtgttgtcttctGTTTAtcttacaaatgtaaaatagcAAAAATTGTACGGGAAAAAGCCAAGAAGGCTATATAActactaaaaaatgaaaattcacCACATAAAAAAGGTTAACTTTAactttgaaatattgtttttatttttttcatatagaaaatacaaatttatttattttagaaataatgga
This sequence is a window from Rhopalosiphum maidis isolate BTI-1 chromosome 1, ASM367621v3, whole genome shotgun sequence. Protein-coding genes within it:
- the LOC113548273 gene encoding pyruvate dehydrogenase phosphatase regulatory subunit, mitochondrial-like isoform X1 encodes the protein MFLTRWQKRLYLKKLNRWSISLSSCDCTRTHSTVTHESVLPTQAQVVICGTGVVANSLAYHLVENGWSDIVLIDQGKPCGGTSHFGSGTLGLFKPIAERNIIMYSIKLYRQLEAKGYDIGLKQCGSLNLAQTKDRMIALKRRIAYSSPTGLHCEMLGKNELKRLHPFLNTDDLEGGVWVPEDGVANPQAICKSLAKLASEGGAHYVTNCHIQKVVTEEDRIKGVHTSRGFIYCEYFVNCAGMWAREVGNLCSPKVRVPVYPAEHFYVTTSPLPGIGVDLPCIRDFDSHIYAREFNSGFLVGGFEKIAKPAFLNMKLIPPDWKKDMPLDWKHFMPYWEKAMSRIPILKDAVYPTLANSPDTFTPNGKWILGETPEIDNYFVAVGMNGNPLQGAGGIGKAMAEWIIEGKPTQEHLAFDVQRFLDLHNNRMYLQERTKEVVGRHYSIPYPHQNEYKNARKLRCSPLFSVLEKRGAVFGTRMGYERPLYFDTTYNGKGSPPEMPPGTFYKPKFFDFMLEEYYACRETVGIIDMSSFSKMKIQGKQDVNEETESQCNGVVEWLQSLCTNDVNIPVGGIVHTGMLNERGGYENDCLLVRERENCYLMVSPTSQQTRVLDWLKDHLPKDESIQLADITSMYTVVNIIGPKAGALISELSQTDVDINVQPFTYKTVNIGYASDVMMMAFTHTGEPGFCLYIPSEYALHVYDRFITVGFDYGIRDVGSLTQRFMRIEKFIPFWAEDLTRDTTPFEAGCNHVVKLDKEYFIGKFALQRQKDQGITKKLVMFILDDLDPDKDIWSWGLEPIYRNGKFVGTVTSAGYGFTMGKLVCLAYIRRPFTDNRNRNHMVITNDYILSPTAKYEIDIAGTKFSVTPKIHTPCVNINMQKVLDDSRYVPKVISQIPRN
- the LOC113548273 gene encoding pyruvate dehydrogenase phosphatase regulatory subunit, mitochondrial-like isoform X2, which gives rise to MFLTRWQKRLYLKKLNRWSISLSSCDCTRTHSTVTHESVLPTQAQVVICGTGVVANSLAYHLVENGWSDIVLIDQGKPCGGTSHFGSGTLGLFKPIAERNIIMYSIKLYRQLEAKGYDIGLKQCGSLNLAQTKDRMIALKRRIAYSSPTGLHCEMLGKNELKRLHPFLNTDDLEGGVWVPEDGVANPQAICKSLAKLASEGGAHYVTNCHIQKVVTEEDRIKGVHTSRGFIYCEYFVNCAGMWAREVGNLCSPKVRVPVYPAEHFYVTTSPLPGIGVDLPCIRDFDSHIYAREFNSGFLVGGFEKIAKPAFLNMKLIPPDWKKDMPLDWKHFMPYWEKAMSRIPILKDAVYPTLANSPDTFTPNGKWILGETPEIDNYFVAVGMNGNPLQGAGGIGKAMAEWIIEGKPTQEHLAFDVQRFLDLHNNRMYLQERTKEVVGRHYSIPYPHQNEYKNARKLRCSPLFSVLEKRGAVFGTRMGYERPLYFDTTYNGKGSPPEMPPGTFYKPKFFDFMLEEYYACRETVGIIDMSSFSKMKIQSQCNGVVEWLQSLCTNDVNIPVGGIVHTGMLNERGGYENDCLLVRERENCYLMVSPTSQQTRVLDWLKDHLPKDESIQLADITSMYTVVNIIGPKAGALISELSQTDVDINVQPFTYKTVNIGYASDVMMMAFTHTGEPGFCLYIPSEYALHVYDRFITVGFDYGIRDVGSLTQRFMRIEKFIPFWAEDLTRDTTPFEAGCNHVVKLDKEYFIGKFALQRQKDQGITKKLVMFILDDLDPDKDIWSWGLEPIYRNGKFVGTVTSAGYGFTMGKLVCLAYIRRPFTDNRNRNHMVITNDYILSPTAKYEIDIAGTKFSVTPKIHTPCVNINMQKVLDDSRYVPKVISQIPRN